The following are encoded together in the Coffea arabica cultivar ET-39 chromosome 1c, Coffea Arabica ET-39 HiFi, whole genome shotgun sequence genome:
- the LOC140011414 gene encoding uncharacterized protein produces MPPVTRRAAKALKTIGIQKSLSTRSDWAENDIRKCLSNYYKMGKQRRHQDKERCNYSRQHEIQFANHLVEMHRQGEIRDNISTYVVPEIRRRLNGQYGTSFTEDSIRGKYYALRGKTKLYIAFKRRGMGMGWDSQKFTWLTDDSQWAAMEQVNPKYGKFRNDCTIYHLLEEVFVNQGATGDFSSGF; encoded by the exons ATGCCCCCTGTTACCCGCCGTGCTGCCAAAG CATTGAAGACGATTGGGATCCAGAAATCTCTTTCAACCAGGTCTGATTGGGCAGAAAACGATATTCGGAAGTGCCTTTCTAACTACTACAAG ATGGGAAAACAAAGGCGCCATCAAGATAAGGAGCGTTGTAATTACTCTAGGCAGCACGAAATCCAGTTTGCAAACCACCTTGTTGAGATGCATAGACAGGGTGAAATTAGGGACAATATTAGTACCTACGTGGTTCCCGAAATCCGGCGCCGGTTAAATGGCCAGTACGGCACCTCGTTTACTGAGGATAGTATAAGGGGCAAGTATTATGCATTGCGCGGGAAGACCAAGCTGTACATTGCCTTTAAGAGGCGTGGAATGGGAATGGGTTGGGATAGCCAGAAGTTTACATGGCTTACGGATGATAGCCAATGGGCCGCGATGGAGCAG GTCAACCCAAAATACGGCAAATTTCGAAATGACTGCACCATCTATCATTTGCTTGAGGAAGTCTTCGTCAACCAAGGAGCGACGGGAGACTTCAGTTCTGGCTTCTAG